GGTACCATGTGCGAGAGTAGCTCAGTTGGTAGAGCCCCACGTTGCCAACGTGGTTGTCGCGGGTTCGAGTCCCGTCTCTCGCTCGAAAAACCTCCCTTAGTGGAGGTTTTTTTGTATCTGGCAATGTAACTTACGGGGCATAGGGCGACGTACCCAAGTGGTCTAAGGGAGCGGTCTGCAAAACCGCTATTCACCGGTTCGAATCCGGTCGTCGCCTCGACTGGTTAGCTTTTCGCATTTTCCGATTGCCGGGGTGGTGGAACTGGTAGACACAGGGGACTTAAAATCCCCCGGCCCAATAGGCTGTGCGGGTTCGAGTCCCGCCCCCGGTACGCCTTCTAAGCCTTCATAATTACTTGATTTATGGGGGCTTACTTTTTCACCCTCAAATACCTCTTGATCCCGATTCTTCCCCTGATACGGATTGATACGGACGCTGGAATGGGCTGGAATGGGCTGGAATATCGGTATCATATCCGTATCAAATTGAAGGCGATTCTCCATGATTTGAGCCAAGTCTTGATAATCCTGTCTGAGCAAGTCTACATAGTGGCGTTCTGTAACCGTTACGGAACCGTGACCCACCCGTGGCCAATGAACCTACCTCCAATGTTCCCGCCGCTTTTTACATGGAAAGCAACTACCCCAATCCCTTCAATCCGGTAACCACCATCTGCTACGACTTACCACAAGCGAGTGATGTCTCACTGGTGGTTTATGACATCCTGGGCCGGAAAATTGTGCGCCTGGTAGATGGCCACATGCGAGCAGGCTATCATCATGTCGTATGGAATGGGAGAGATGCTGATGGCCGCGAGGTGACCTCCGGTCTCTACATCGCCCGATTGGTGACACCGGACTACACCAAGTCCATTAAGATGCTGCTATTGAAATAGCACTGTGGACAGTCCCGTCGTAGACGGGGGTGTTACTTAAGTAGAGAAAGTACACAAAGGCAGAGCTAAAAAGGCCCCG
This genomic window from Candidatus Neomarinimicrobiota bacterium contains:
- a CDS encoding T9SS type A sorting domain-containing protein, with the translated sequence MANEPTSNVPAAFYMESNYPNPFNPVTTICYDLPQASDVSLVVYDILGRKIVRLVDGHMRAGYHHVVWNGRDADGREVTSGLYIARLVTPDYTKSIKMLLLK